A stretch of Paracoccus sp. N5 DNA encodes these proteins:
- the cobM gene encoding precorrin-4 C(11)-methyltransferase, with protein MTVHFIGAGPGAADLITLRGRDLIAACPVCLYAGSLVPQALLSHCPPGARIVNTASMDLDAIIAEIAAAHAEGQDVARLHSGDLSVWSAMGEQLRRLRAAGIPYDVTPGVPSFAAAAAALGAELTLPGVAQSVVLTRTSGRASAMPEGETLANFAATGATLAIHLSVHVLDRVQAELIPHYGEGCPVAVVFRASWPDQRIIRATLSTLDPGIGAGERTALILVGPALAAEGFDESRLYAGDYDRRFRPVGTAPRFPE; from the coding sequence ATGACCGTCCATTTCATCGGCGCCGGCCCCGGTGCCGCCGACCTGATCACCCTGCGCGGCCGCGACCTGATCGCCGCCTGCCCGGTCTGCCTCTACGCCGGCAGCCTCGTGCCGCAGGCGCTGCTGAGCCATTGCCCGCCCGGCGCGCGGATCGTGAACACCGCCAGCATGGACCTGGACGCGATCATCGCCGAAATCGCGGCAGCGCATGCCGAGGGCCAGGACGTGGCGCGGCTGCATTCGGGCGACCTGTCGGTCTGGTCGGCGATGGGCGAACAGCTGCGGCGGCTGCGCGCGGCTGGCATCCCCTATGACGTGACGCCGGGCGTGCCGTCCTTTGCGGCGGCGGCGGCGGCGCTGGGGGCCGAGCTGACCCTGCCGGGCGTGGCGCAATCGGTGGTGCTGACCCGGACCTCGGGGCGGGCCTCCGCGATGCCCGAGGGCGAGACCCTGGCGAATTTCGCCGCCACCGGCGCCACGCTGGCCATCCACCTGTCGGTGCATGTGCTGGACCGGGTGCAGGCGGAACTGATCCCGCATTACGGCGAGGGTTGCCCGGTCGCGGTGGTGTTCCGCGCCAGCTGGCCCGACCAGCGCATCATTCGCGCGACGCTTTCGACGCTGGACCCCGGCATCGGCGCGGGCGAGCGCACGGCGCTGATCCTGGTCGGCCCGGCCCTGGCGGCCGAGGGCTTCGACGAAAGCCGGCTTTATGCCGGCGATTACGACCGCCGCTTCCGCCCGGTCGGCACCGCGCCGCGGTTCCCGGAATGA
- a CDS encoding cobyrinate a,c-diamide synthase: MRGLVVSAPASGSGKTTVTLGLIAALRARGLVVQPFKSGPDYIDPAFHRAAAGRESFNLDSWAMGRAQIAHLVGSAGPADIAVAEGSMGLFDGVARPGGCGNGASADVAALTGWPVLLVIDAKGQAQSAAAVALGFREMRPDVRLAGVVLNRTASPRHEALMRQAFDRLSIPVLGVLPREAGIELPERHLGLVQAREHAGLQALLDRAGAAAKRHLDLDAIIAAARGGIAPEPFCPLPPPAERIALAQDDAFSFVYPHLVAGWRAAGATILPFSPLADQAPDDSAGACWLPGGYPELHAGALASADRFRAGLRRFAETRPVHGECGGYMAMGAGLVDARGTRHQMAGLLGLETSYAQRRMHLGYRRAEPLAGLYPQPLAGHEFHYATILAQPDAPLARVTDANGDAVPETGSQRGHASGSFFHLIGEAP; the protein is encoded by the coding sequence ATGAGGGGCCTTGTCGTCAGCGCCCCCGCTTCGGGCAGCGGCAAGACCACGGTCACGCTGGGGCTGATCGCGGCCTTGCGGGCGCGCGGGCTGGTGGTGCAGCCCTTCAAGAGCGGGCCGGATTACATCGACCCGGCCTTTCACCGCGCGGCGGCCGGGCGCGAGTCCTTCAACCTCGACAGTTGGGCCATGGGCCGGGCGCAGATCGCGCATCTGGTCGGCAGCGCCGGGCCGGCCGACATCGCGGTGGCCGAGGGCTCGATGGGCCTTTTCGACGGCGTGGCCCGGCCGGGCGGCTGCGGCAACGGCGCCAGCGCCGACGTGGCCGCACTGACCGGCTGGCCGGTGCTGCTGGTGATCGACGCCAAGGGCCAGGCGCAATCCGCCGCCGCCGTGGCGCTGGGGTTTCGCGAGATGCGACCCGATGTGCGGCTTGCCGGGGTGGTGCTGAACCGCACGGCCTCGCCGCGGCACGAGGCGCTGATGCGGCAGGCCTTCGACCGGCTTTCGATCCCGGTGCTGGGCGTCCTGCCGCGCGAGGCCGGAATCGAGCTGCCCGAGCGCCACCTGGGCCTGGTGCAGGCGCGCGAACATGCCGGTTTGCAGGCGCTCCTGGACCGGGCCGGCGCGGCGGCGAAGCGGCATCTGGACCTCGACGCGATCATCGCGGCGGCACGGGGCGGCATCGCGCCCGAGCCGTTCTGCCCGCTGCCGCCGCCGGCCGAGCGCATCGCCTTGGCGCAGGACGATGCCTTTTCCTTTGTCTATCCGCATCTGGTCGCCGGATGGCGGGCGGCGGGGGCAACGATCCTGCCCTTCTCGCCGCTGGCCGATCAGGCGCCCGACGACAGCGCCGGGGCCTGCTGGCTGCCGGGCGGCTATCCCGAACTGCACGCGGGGGCCCTGGCCTCGGCCGACCGCTTCCGCGCCGGGCTGCGGCGCTTTGCCGAAACCCGGCCGGTGCATGGCGAATGCGGCGGCTATATGGCGATGGGCGCCGGGCTGGTCGATGCGCGGGGCACGCGGCATCAGATGGCGGGCCTGCTGGGGCTGGAGACCAGCTACGCGCAGCGCCGCATGCACCTGGGCTATCGCCGGGCCGAGCCGCTGGCCGGGCTCTACCCGCAGCCGCTGGCGGGGCACGAGTTCCACTATGCCACCATCCTCGCCCAGCCCGACGCGCCCCTGGCCCGCGTCACCGACGCCAATGGCGATGCGGTGCCCGAGACCGGATCGCAGCGCGGCCATGCCTCGGGCAGCTTCTTCCACCTGATCGGAGAGGCGCCATGA
- the cobF gene encoding precorrin-6A synthase (deacetylating) — MIALTLIGIGTGSPGHLTRDGIAAMAAADLILIPSKGGDKADLAQLRQALCRRVLTSPPPMALFDMPAREAKHGYRQGVEAWHDAIADQWEKVIRSHGAIRPALLVWGDPSLYDSTLRIAERVARRLPLNLRVIPGITAIQALCAAHVIPLNAVAEPVTITTGRQIRDHGWPPGTDRAVVMLDGDCAFQSLDPQGVRIWWGAFLGMPEELLIAGPLAEAGPRILAARARARAAHGWIMDIYLLERRPAG; from the coding sequence ATGATCGCGCTGACGCTGATCGGCATCGGCACCGGCAGCCCCGGCCACCTGACCCGCGACGGCATCGCGGCCATGGCGGCGGCCGACCTGATCCTGATCCCCTCGAAGGGCGGGGACAAGGCCGACCTGGCCCAGCTGCGCCAGGCATTGTGCCGGCGCGTGCTGACCAGCCCGCCGCCCATGGCGCTGTTCGACATGCCCGCGCGCGAGGCGAAACACGGCTATCGCCAAGGCGTCGAGGCCTGGCACGACGCCATCGCGGACCAATGGGAAAAGGTCATCCGCAGCCATGGCGCCATCCGCCCGGCGCTGCTGGTCTGGGGCGATCCCTCGCTTTACGACAGCACGCTGCGCATCGCCGAGCGCGTGGCGCGGCGCCTGCCGCTGAACCTGCGCGTCATTCCCGGCATCACCGCGATCCAGGCGCTTTGCGCCGCGCATGTCATCCCGCTGAACGCGGTCGCCGAGCCGGTCACCATCACCACCGGCCGGCAGATCCGCGACCACGGCTGGCCCCCGGGCACCGATCGCGCCGTGGTCATGCTGGACGGGGATTGCGCGTTCCAGAGCCTCGATCCGCAGGGCGTGCGGATCTGGTGGGGCGCCTTCCTGGGCATGCCCGAAGAGCTGCTGATCGCCGGCCCCCTGGCCGAGGCCGGCCCGCGCATCCTGGCGGCCCGCGCCAGGGCCCGCGCCGCGCATGGCTGGATCATGGACATCTATCTGCTGGAACGCCGCCCGGCTGGTTAA
- a CDS encoding cytochrome c, whose protein sequence is MRLILAAALAAVPLAAIAQDDDPIHQAIEARHGFYQMLAINMGTLSGMAKGDIAYDEPAASRAAANIEALTHYDLPGLFIEGSAHGQAEDSAAKPDIWTDMEEFRAKFAGLQEAATGASEAVKGGAANVGPVVQKLGGACKACHDNFREKS, encoded by the coding sequence ATGCGCCTGATTCTCGCCGCCGCGCTGGCCGCGGTGCCGCTGGCCGCCATCGCCCAGGACGACGACCCGATCCACCAGGCCATCGAGGCCCGCCACGGCTTCTATCAGATGCTGGCGATCAACATGGGCACGCTTTCGGGCATGGCCAAGGGCGACATCGCCTATGACGAACCCGCGGCCAGCCGCGCCGCCGCCAATATCGAGGCGCTGACCCATTACGACCTGCCCGGCCTGTTCATCGAGGGCAGCGCCCATGGCCAGGCCGAGGACAGCGCCGCCAAGCCCGACATCTGGACCGACATGGAGGAGTTCCGCGCCAAGTTCGCCGGGCTGCAAGAGGCCGCGACCGGCGCCTCGGAGGCGGTGAAGGGCGGCGCGGCCAATGTCGGGCCGGTGGTCCAGAAGCTGGGCGGCGCCTGCAAGGCCTGCCACGACAATTTCCGCGAAAAGAGCTGA
- a CDS encoding cytochrome b/b6 domain-containing protein yields the protein MPGPVREVRLWDPLLRGFHWLLAFFVTAGWCLGQFGPAKMTLHFWCGYVVAGLLLFRLVWGFVGPAPARFSHFIRGPGAIAGYMRGMFLREPSHWPGHNPLGALSVIAMLAVLAAQVTSGLISDPDDYINVGPLASYVSSATRAKAVGWHGLGANLILLLVALHIGVILFYRFWKREDLVRPMLTGVKQVRDRES from the coding sequence ATGCCGGGCCCTGTGCGAGAGGTCCGGCTGTGGGACCCGCTGTTGCGCGGGTTCCACTGGCTGCTGGCGTTCTTCGTCACCGCCGGCTGGTGCCTCGGCCAGTTCGGCCCCGCGAAGATGACGCTGCATTTCTGGTGCGGCTATGTCGTGGCGGGGCTTTTGCTGTTCCGGCTGGTCTGGGGCTTTGTCGGCCCGGCCCCGGCGCGGTTTTCGCATTTCATCCGGGGCCCTGGCGCCATCGCCGGCTACATGCGCGGCATGTTCCTGCGCGAGCCCAGCCACTGGCCCGGCCACAACCCGCTGGGCGCGCTGTCGGTGATCGCCATGCTGGCGGTGCTGGCGGCGCAGGTCACAAGCGGGCTGATCTCGGACCCGGACGACTATATCAACGTCGGGCCGCTGGCCTCTTATGTCAGCAGCGCCACGCGCGCCAAGGCGGTGGGCTGGCACGGGCTCGGCGCCAACCTGATCCTGCTGCTGGTGGCGCTGCATATCGGGGTGATCCTGTTCTATCGCTTCTGGAAGCGCGAGGACCTGGTCCGGCCGATGCTGACCGGCGTCAAGCAGGTGCGCGACCGCGAATCGTGA